Proteins encoded in a region of the Stieleria neptunia genome:
- a CDS encoding O-linked N-acetylglucosamine transferase, SPINDLY family protein: MNTILATQPTRADLTVDEALQFANDRHQAGDVRTAAEVYQQILRSHPDHVRTLISMGLIARQKGSSTTALELFRRALDLNPQESEVHDALGELWYGQGMLDEAIACYRRALELNPQRVDSLTDLASCLRLCGELTAAVPLYQRAVQLQPDFSVAHSNLGETLLLLGRLDESASSHRRAIQLRPDVAEFHNSLAVALKELGRLDEAICCCRRAIELKPNFSKPYTNLGLALMDQARGDESIACYRRALQLDPTDRVAGSGLLFARNYFPGNDPHVVRAEQRQWNDTHAAPLSQDIPPHTDDRRTERPLRIGYVSPNFRGHCQSLFTTPLLSAHDHEQFEVYCYSDVVNPDATTERLRGYADHWRPVHRLSDEQLANTIREDRIDVLVDLTMHMAGNRLLTFARKPAPVQVCWLAYPGTTGMAAMDYRLSDPSLDPPGQHDQLYSEQTMRLPDTFWCYAPLESSPPVSALPAASGCGITFGCLNNFYKVSDLALRMWAAVLKEVVGSRIVILSGGGSHRQRVLRTFASAGVHADRVDFVPRQAPADYLRLFHQIDITLDPAPTNGHTTSLDSFWMGVPVVSLVGRTAPGRAGLSQLTNLGLPELIAHTPEQYVRIAAELARDLPRLIELRGTLRDRMQLSPLMDAPRFAGNMEAVYRQMWKRWCSGGQP, translated from the coding sequence ATGAACACCATTCTTGCGACACAGCCGACGCGAGCCGACCTGACGGTGGATGAAGCATTGCAATTTGCGAATGACCGCCACCAAGCCGGCGACGTTCGCACGGCGGCCGAGGTCTATCAACAGATTCTGCGGAGCCACCCAGATCATGTGCGGACCCTGATTTCGATGGGTTTGATTGCTCGCCAAAAGGGTAGCAGCACGACCGCGCTTGAACTCTTTCGGCGGGCTCTCGATTTAAATCCGCAGGAGTCCGAAGTTCATGACGCCTTGGGAGAACTGTGGTACGGACAGGGGATGCTGGATGAAGCCATCGCCTGCTACCGACGCGCTCTGGAATTAAACCCCCAGCGGGTCGATTCGCTCACCGACCTGGCAAGCTGCCTGCGATTGTGCGGCGAACTCACCGCGGCGGTGCCACTTTATCAGCGAGCCGTCCAGCTACAGCCGGATTTCTCGGTCGCTCACAGCAATCTTGGCGAAACGTTGTTGCTGCTGGGCAGGCTGGACGAGTCGGCCAGCAGCCATCGTCGAGCCATCCAGCTGAGACCCGATGTCGCCGAGTTCCACAACAGCCTGGCCGTCGCTCTCAAGGAACTCGGTCGTTTGGACGAAGCCATCTGCTGCTGCCGTCGCGCGATAGAACTCAAACCGAATTTCTCAAAGCCGTACACGAACCTCGGCCTGGCGCTGATGGATCAGGCACGTGGCGACGAGTCGATTGCGTGCTACCGGCGCGCCCTCCAGTTGGATCCGACAGATCGCGTTGCCGGCAGCGGTCTGCTGTTTGCGCGAAATTATTTCCCGGGCAACGATCCGCACGTCGTGCGCGCCGAGCAGCGTCAGTGGAACGACACGCATGCGGCCCCACTGTCACAAGACATCCCGCCCCACACGGATGACCGCCGAACCGAACGGCCGTTACGGATCGGATACGTCTCGCCGAATTTTCGCGGCCATTGCCAGTCGTTGTTCACCACACCGCTGTTGTCCGCGCACGATCACGAGCAGTTCGAGGTTTACTGCTACAGCGACGTTGTGAACCCTGACGCCACGACTGAGCGACTGCGCGGTTACGCCGACCATTGGCGGCCGGTGCATCGGCTTTCCGACGAGCAGCTCGCCAACACGATTCGCGAAGACCGGATCGACGTGCTCGTGGACCTGACCATGCACATGGCCGGGAACCGCTTGCTGACCTTCGCCCGCAAACCGGCGCCGGTGCAGGTCTGCTGGCTGGCGTATCCGGGCACGACCGGAATGGCGGCGATGGACTACCGCTTGTCCGACCCTTCTCTCGACCCGCCCGGACAACACGACCAGCTCTATAGCGAGCAGACGATGCGGTTGCCGGACACGTTCTGGTGTTACGCTCCGCTGGAATCGTCGCCTCCTGTTAGCGCGCTGCCGGCAGCATCGGGATGTGGAATCACTTTTGGATGCCTGAACAACTTCTACAAGGTCAGCGACTTGGCGTTGCGGATGTGGGCCGCAGTGTTGAAGGAAGTTGTCGGTTCGAGAATCGTGATTCTGTCCGGCGGGGGCTCGCATCGCCAGCGCGTCCTGCGGACATTCGCCAGCGCCGGCGTCCACGCGGACCGTGTCGACTTCGTTCCTCGCCAGGCACCTGCCGATTATCTGCGTCTGTTTCACCAGATCGACATCACGCTGGACCCGGCTCCGACCAACGGACACACCACCAGCCTCGATTCATTTTGGATGGGCGTGCCCGTCGTCTCGCTGGTCGGCCGCACAGCGCCGGGGCGAGCCGGACTGTCGCAGTTGACGAATCTCGGGCTGCCGGAACTGATCGCCCACACACCGGAGCAATACGTTCGGATCGCGGCGGAGTTGGCGCGCGACCTGCCCCGGTTGATCGAGTTGCGCGGCACACTCCGCGACCGAATGCAGTTATCCCCGCTGATGGATGCGCCGCGATTCGCCGGCAACATGGAGGCTGTTTATCGACAGATGTGGAAACGCTGGTGCAGCGGAGGACAGCCATGA
- a CDS encoding RNA polymerase sigma factor → MQEDSLTTPHHQSAFQSTHWSVVLRAGVDGGEDARSALGELCQTYWYPIYAFVRRRGNDHHDAVDLTQGFFTQLMEKQSLHHADPQNGRFRAFLLASVKNFMTNDWRARGAVRRGGNTTTVSVDNDAFRQQYQQQLADDCTPEMLFERSWIDTLLRSGIERLRREYAQAGKSVLFEAIHPHLVASSEKVPQADIADQLEMTKAAVAMSIHRLRQRYAHVIREAIASTVADPEDIEDELSRLLAVFAAT, encoded by the coding sequence ATGCAGGAAGACAGCCTTACAACGCCGCATCATCAATCAGCGTTTCAAAGCACGCATTGGAGTGTCGTGCTGCGCGCCGGGGTGGACGGTGGCGAGGACGCTCGAAGCGCCCTTGGAGAACTTTGCCAGACGTATTGGTATCCCATTTACGCATTTGTTCGGCGGCGCGGGAACGATCATCATGATGCAGTGGATTTGACCCAGGGTTTCTTCACGCAACTAATGGAAAAGCAATCGCTCCATCACGCGGACCCGCAGAATGGCCGTTTTCGAGCATTCTTACTGGCGTCGGTGAAGAACTTCATGACGAACGACTGGCGCGCACGCGGGGCGGTTCGACGCGGCGGCAACACGACCACGGTGTCCGTGGACAACGACGCGTTTCGCCAGCAATACCAGCAGCAACTCGCCGATGATTGCACTCCCGAAATGTTGTTCGAGCGGAGTTGGATTGACACACTGCTCCGCAGCGGGATCGAGCGATTAAGACGCGAATACGCTCAAGCCGGAAAATCAGTGCTGTTCGAAGCGATCCATCCGCATCTGGTGGCCAGCAGCGAAAAGGTCCCGCAGGCCGACATTGCCGATCAACTTGAGATGACCAAGGCGGCCGTCGCCATGTCCATTCATCGGTTACGCCAGCGGTACGCACACGTCATCCGCGAGGCAATTGCCAGCACGGTCGCCGATCCGGAGGACATTGAGGATGAACTCAGTCGACTGTTGGCGGTGTTCGCGGCGACTTAG
- a CDS encoding protein kinase domain-containing protein, which yields MTFDAVNRCVECGQEILSTVAGNQCAHCLLKLVAGAESSTGSILSGHDGLEFLKQGVLPRFDDYELVDEIARGGMGVVYLAEQLSLRRPVAIKMILAGQLATEESIQRFRNEAEAAAKLDHPGIVPIYEVGEFQGQHFFSMKLIDGASLSERLGEFALTAAMSEAEARRRQSVIASLIEKIARTLAFAHERGVLHRDVKPGNILVDRDGAPHLTDFGLAKLTGREASGLTLSSAVLGSPSYMAPEQAVGSLDQVTTSADVYGVGAVLYELLTGQPPFVGTTALETMQQVIKRPPVRPSQFGHNIHPDLETITLKCLEKQPERRYAGAAAVADELERFMRGEPIRARPIGRSEYAWRWMQRNPVVAVMTMSLLLAIVIGSVSALWQWRRAETANVDLTISIEQLQWREIAAMLQAGESARALAKVASLIREDETDWKAAMFGMSIMQQHRFPLPVSTPIRHPHGAELRAARLSPDGRRIVTTSYDATARLWDSRTSKQVLPALQHEGVVNWASFRPDGQTLATCSDDKTVRFWNINTGQPEGQPIVHDERVLRVHFNRDGRYLLTRTNHFVSIFNADDQRRLVGPLKHKGQVVAARFLPDGETFFTAQRAGQDSLVQAWDIASGKQRLRLATSPLVAADLSAGLERVATVTAGRLASIWDATTGKQLHEITTGNGEMTDVLFSPDGESVAAVGRNHWARILNTTTGLPVTPELSHSYLVNGVAFSARGDRVLTWADDSLAQLWDATSGSKLCEPIRHTHRVKHAELGTLSDHDVILTTLSHTKMRPGESGTGAAMLWWIHDRVKPISRHVGVEPSTYDGGRLSRDAARIVIGKTTEEAWVIDTATGHPVCGPLKVNGGAWGLLFSPDSERVITTTSRGQVCVWDVASGKLVDAPVQLDTMIQPAEITTDGRHFATGSTDGFARLWDAATGRVVHAMKHGSEINALDFSPDGARLASAGEDRITRLWDTETGTCEIELKGHGNEVMAVSFAPDGRRVVTASQDFTARIWDATSGHEIARLSHQGEVIDAIFSPDGRYIATASRDRTAVIWDAETGRAHSGSLMHKQAVRNVRFSPDSQRLLTLDFRGLQLWDVATGHPLTVHLPQILQGGIGFQSNTGGPGFTPDGNMVFLACDSPESLLWHVPVPPPNIPAWFPAFLEAVAGLRFEQGTNITATVPPTSFLMMRDRLANSSEVDDYTTWAQEWLKNAPDLEFGH from the coding sequence ATGACGTTCGATGCAGTCAACCGGTGTGTGGAGTGCGGTCAGGAGATCCTGTCAACCGTTGCCGGCAACCAATGCGCTCACTGCCTGCTGAAACTGGTGGCTGGCGCAGAGAGTTCGACAGGCAGTATTCTGTCGGGACACGATGGACTGGAATTCCTTAAACAGGGCGTGTTACCACGCTTTGACGACTATGAATTGGTCGACGAGATTGCCCGTGGTGGCATGGGGGTGGTGTACCTTGCCGAACAGCTTAGCCTGCGTCGGCCGGTCGCCATCAAGATGATTCTGGCCGGGCAACTGGCCACCGAGGAGTCGATTCAGCGGTTCCGCAACGAGGCCGAAGCCGCCGCGAAACTCGATCATCCAGGAATCGTCCCGATCTACGAAGTTGGCGAGTTCCAGGGGCAACACTTTTTCAGCATGAAGCTGATCGACGGGGCGAGCCTGTCAGAGCGGCTTGGCGAGTTCGCATTGACGGCGGCGATGTCGGAGGCAGAGGCCCGTCGGCGGCAGAGCGTGATTGCGTCGCTGATCGAAAAGATCGCCCGCACGCTGGCCTTTGCGCACGAACGTGGAGTCCTGCATCGTGATGTCAAGCCAGGCAATATCCTGGTCGATCGCGACGGCGCACCGCACCTGACAGATTTTGGCCTCGCCAAGTTGACGGGGCGTGAAGCGAGCGGATTGACACTGTCGTCAGCCGTTCTTGGCAGTCCGAGTTACATGGCCCCGGAACAGGCGGTCGGCAGTCTCGATCAGGTAACCACATCCGCTGACGTTTACGGCGTCGGCGCGGTGCTGTACGAACTGCTCACCGGCCAGCCTCCGTTTGTGGGCACGACGGCGCTGGAAACGATGCAACAGGTCATCAAGCGGCCACCGGTCCGGCCCTCGCAATTCGGCCACAACATCCACCCCGATCTCGAAACGATCACGCTTAAGTGTCTGGAAAAGCAGCCGGAGCGACGGTATGCAGGTGCTGCCGCGGTCGCGGACGAACTGGAACGGTTCATGCGTGGCGAGCCGATTCGTGCACGACCGATTGGCCGGAGCGAATACGCATGGCGTTGGATGCAACGAAATCCGGTCGTCGCAGTGATGACCATGTCGCTGTTGCTGGCGATTGTCATCGGCTCCGTTTCGGCGCTGTGGCAGTGGCGACGCGCTGAAACAGCGAACGTTGATCTTACCATCAGCATTGAACAACTACAGTGGCGTGAGATCGCCGCCATGCTGCAGGCCGGTGAGTCCGCCCGCGCTCTGGCCAAAGTAGCTTCACTGATTCGCGAGGACGAAACCGACTGGAAAGCGGCGATGTTCGGCATGTCGATCATGCAACAGCATCGCTTTCCGCTCCCTGTCTCGACACCCATCCGGCATCCCCACGGTGCCGAGTTGCGCGCCGCAAGGCTGAGCCCGGACGGTCGTCGGATCGTCACCACATCGTATGACGCCACGGCACGGCTCTGGGATTCGCGCACGTCCAAACAGGTTCTTCCAGCACTGCAGCACGAAGGCGTGGTCAACTGGGCGTCGTTCAGGCCCGACGGACAGACACTCGCGACCTGTTCGGACGACAAAACGGTGCGTTTCTGGAACATCAACACAGGCCAGCCTGAGGGCCAACCGATTGTGCACGACGAACGCGTGCTGCGCGTCCATTTCAATCGCGACGGTCGCTACTTGCTGACCCGCACCAATCACTTCGTTTCAATCTTCAACGCCGATGACCAGCGACGGCTGGTCGGCCCCTTAAAACACAAGGGGCAGGTCGTCGCAGCCAGATTCCTGCCCGATGGCGAAACGTTCTTCACCGCCCAACGCGCCGGACAGGACTCGCTTGTCCAGGCTTGGGACATCGCGTCGGGCAAGCAGCGACTGCGGCTGGCGACGAGTCCACTCGTCGCCGCAGATCTCTCCGCTGGACTGGAGCGCGTGGCGACGGTGACGGCCGGCCGCTTGGCCTCGATCTGGGACGCGACCACCGGAAAACAGTTGCACGAGATCACGACCGGCAATGGTGAGATGACCGATGTCCTGTTCAGCCCTGACGGTGAGAGTGTTGCGGCCGTGGGCCGAAACCACTGGGCCCGCATCTTGAACACAACAACCGGGCTGCCGGTCACACCGGAACTCTCGCACTCCTATCTTGTCAACGGAGTCGCGTTTTCTGCGAGGGGAGACCGCGTTTTGACGTGGGCCGACGACTCCCTCGCGCAGCTTTGGGATGCAACGTCGGGCAGTAAGCTGTGTGAACCGATAAGACACACTCACCGTGTCAAGCATGCCGAACTTGGCACGCTGTCCGATCACGACGTCATCCTGACGACGCTCTCGCATACGAAAATGCGTCCAGGAGAATCCGGGACGGGAGCGGCGATGTTGTGGTGGATTCACGACAGGGTCAAACCGATCAGCAGGCACGTCGGTGTCGAGCCATCCACTTACGATGGAGGAAGACTCAGTCGCGACGCCGCGCGGATCGTCATCGGCAAGACGACTGAGGAGGCCTGGGTCATTGACACCGCCACGGGTCATCCGGTGTGTGGACCACTGAAGGTGAACGGCGGTGCGTGGGGACTTCTCTTTAGCCCAGATTCCGAACGCGTCATCACGACGACATCACGCGGTCAGGTCTGTGTGTGGGATGTCGCGAGTGGGAAACTCGTCGACGCGCCGGTGCAGCTGGACACCATGATTCAACCTGCAGAGATCACCACTGACGGCCGTCACTTCGCCACCGGTTCCACCGATGGCTTCGCGAGACTTTGGGATGCGGCGACAGGTCGCGTCGTTCACGCCATGAAGCACGGTAGCGAAATCAACGCGTTAGACTTTTCACCCGACGGCGCGCGACTGGCCAGCGCGGGTGAAGATCGCATCACGCGCCTCTGGGACACGGAGACAGGTACGTGTGAGATTGAGCTGAAAGGACATGGAAACGAAGTGATGGCCGTCTCGTTCGCACCTGACGGTCGTCGCGTGGTCACGGCGTCACAGGACTTCACGGCCCGGATTTGGGACGCCACAAGCGGCCACGAGATCGCCCGCCTGTCACACCAGGGTGAAGTCATCGACGCAATCTTCAGTCCTGACGGACGCTATATCGCAACCGCGTCCCGCGACCGAACCGCCGTGATTTGGGATGCTGAAACGGGACGTGCCCACTCGGGCAGCTTGATGCACAAACAGGCCGTTCGGAACGTGCGATTCAGCCCCGACAGTCAACGACTCTTGACACTCGACTTTCGCGGTCTGCAACTATGGGACGTCGCCACAGGCCATCCACTGACCGTTCATCTGCCCCAAATCTTACAGGGTGGCATCGGTTTCCAATCAAACACCGGAGGCCCTGGATTCACGCCCGACGGCAACATGGTCTTCCTTGCGTGCGACAGCCCCGAATCACTGCTCTGGCATGTCCCCGTCCCGCCACCCAATATCCCAGCGTGGTTCCCGGCCTTCCTGGAAGCTGTTGCCGGACTGCGATTTGAGCAGGGAACCAACATCACCGCGACGGTACCTCCAACCAGCTTTCTGATGATGCGCGACCGTCTGGCAAACTCCTCCGAAGTGGATGACTACACGACGTGGGCACAGGAGTGGCTGAAAAACGCACCCGACCTGGAATTTGGTCATTGA
- a CDS encoding ATP synthase subunit B family protein produces the protein MKLRYLAAAWCLLIVGCQGEPTTLREEAEQAQENLEDARVQAAEVIADSEEEAVDIVADARVEAKEEMQDAKREAAKMISDAKEELTEKLDALGKSSTVDPRPSEDAESESP, from the coding sequence ATGAAACTTCGATACCTTGCCGCTGCGTGGTGCCTTTTGATTGTCGGATGCCAGGGCGAACCCACAACGCTTCGTGAGGAAGCTGAGCAGGCTCAAGAGAATCTCGAAGACGCCCGAGTGCAGGCGGCGGAAGTGATTGCCGATTCGGAAGAGGAGGCGGTGGACATCGTTGCCGATGCACGCGTGGAGGCCAAAGAGGAAATGCAAGATGCAAAGCGAGAAGCGGCAAAGATGATCTCCGACGCAAAGGAGGAATTGACTGAGAAACTGGATGCGCTTGGCAAGTCATCGACGGTGGATCCGAGGCCAAGCGAAGATGCGGAATCAGAGTCCCCGTAG
- a CDS encoding YheT family hydrolase: MPQSHNQAVNHFDWLDRFEPHPLWRGGWLQTASIKTLRPKIDVSSHPGCVAFDVPDDQTPPDTLSGYYLPPEDDSQGKPTVIVFHGMGGHAKSGYMRSMAECLLKDGFPVILWNNRGAGGSARTCQRFHHPGYTEDCKRLIHHLHENHPSWTEHGLNAVAFSLGANLLLKYLAETCNDSAFSTAVSVSAPIDMKITSQNLRRGWNRVFDRYLLKRQKQELLRPNAELNEEEREAIKNASSVWELDDKFTSRRLGYDGAEAFYRDNSAIDVLDQICTPTLLFHAADDPVVDEDVFTKRDWNPEGPLFAAFAHSGGHTGFIDREGRRWHERNAVRFFHSQR, from the coding sequence GTGCCTCAATCACATAACCAAGCAGTCAATCATTTTGATTGGCTTGATCGCTTCGAGCCGCATCCGTTGTGGCGCGGCGGTTGGCTGCAAACGGCTTCCATCAAGACGCTGCGTCCCAAGATTGACGTTTCCTCGCATCCTGGCTGCGTCGCCTTCGATGTGCCAGACGATCAAACGCCACCTGACACGCTCTCCGGCTATTACCTTCCCCCTGAAGACGACTCGCAGGGCAAGCCGACGGTCATTGTGTTTCATGGAATGGGTGGCCATGCGAAAAGCGGCTACATGCGTTCGATGGCAGAATGCCTGCTGAAAGATGGCTTCCCCGTGATCCTTTGGAACAACCGAGGAGCAGGAGGATCGGCTCGCACCTGCCAGCGGTTTCATCACCCCGGATACACCGAAGACTGCAAGCGGTTAATCCATCACTTGCATGAAAACCATCCGTCGTGGACCGAGCATGGATTGAATGCCGTTGCCTTTTCATTGGGTGCGAACCTGCTGTTGAAATATCTCGCCGAGACATGCAACGACTCGGCATTCTCGACTGCCGTCAGTGTTTCCGCACCGATCGACATGAAGATCACGTCACAGAACTTGCGGCGAGGATGGAATCGGGTATTCGACCGGTATTTATTGAAGCGACAGAAACAGGAACTGCTTCGTCCCAACGCTGAGCTGAACGAAGAGGAACGCGAGGCAATCAAGAACGCGTCGAGTGTGTGGGAACTGGATGACAAATTCACGTCGCGACGACTGGGCTATGACGGAGCGGAGGCTTTCTATCGCGACAACTCCGCCATTGATGTCCTGGATCAGATCTGCACTCCGACCTTGCTGTTTCACGCGGCGGACGATCCCGTCGTGGATGAAGACGTGTTCACAAAACGAGATTGGAACCCGGAGGGTCCGCTGTTCGCGGCATTCGCGCATTCAGGGGGGCACACAGGATTCATCGACCGCGAAGGCAGGCGTTGGCACGAGCGCAATGCCGTGCGTTTCTTTCATTCGCAACGGTAG
- a CDS encoding phospholipase D-like domain-containing protein, whose protein sequence is MMLWIVAYFSSVLGAFLTILAMTMIRNEQRHSIGRIGWLGLILLSPPIGLVLFLWLGGRKISVEHEQRKLVEIPSLPGAEKNPIDAFETLLLARNLCPPTSGNHVRLLSHPSEVREAFMELIDSAEEAIYVMTFILDEKDSSDAMIDRLCEKARSGVQVRLLVDGFGSFVLSEDQLQRVRDAGGRAHRFKAMSALSRLAYLNFRNHRKLAVADGKRAILGGANIVEDEVCDDPGEDAWIDLSLWIDGPAATQLQSVFCSDWNFETEEDLPPSKLEEDDACEPEEGSRLTIMPIGPDGPDEILEDFWLFAIHQAQKRIWICTPYFIPPPQTMRSLELACRRGIDVRVVVPQVSDLRPVDYARFDYFKDLLDVGCKVHRFPDRMVHAKIGIVDDRVALVGSANFDVRSFFLNYELSVLIHDQETIAKISDWYEDLADQCEPGLTNRSGFRSAMATTVRLFASEL, encoded by the coding sequence ATGATGCTTTGGATCGTCGCCTATTTCAGTTCCGTTTTGGGGGCGTTCTTAACGATTCTGGCGATGACCATGATCCGGAACGAGCAGCGGCATAGCATCGGTCGGATCGGGTGGTTGGGGTTGATCCTACTTTCACCGCCCATTGGGTTGGTACTCTTCCTGTGGCTTGGGGGTCGAAAGATCTCGGTGGAACATGAGCAACGCAAGCTCGTCGAGATACCAAGTCTTCCTGGTGCCGAAAAGAATCCCATCGACGCGTTCGAAACGTTGCTGCTGGCAAGGAATCTCTGTCCGCCGACATCGGGCAATCACGTGCGTCTGCTCAGTCATCCTTCAGAGGTGCGTGAGGCATTCATGGAACTGATCGACTCGGCCGAAGAGGCGATCTACGTCATGACTTTCATCTTGGATGAAAAGGATAGTAGCGATGCGATGATCGATCGCTTGTGCGAAAAGGCGCGAAGCGGTGTCCAAGTGCGACTGCTGGTCGATGGATTTGGATCGTTCGTGTTGTCGGAAGACCAATTGCAACGGGTTCGCGACGCCGGCGGAAGAGCCCATCGGTTCAAGGCGATGTCAGCACTATCGAGGCTGGCATACCTGAACTTTCGCAATCACCGAAAGTTAGCAGTCGCGGATGGCAAGCGCGCCATCCTCGGCGGCGCAAACATCGTCGAGGACGAAGTGTGCGACGACCCCGGTGAGGATGCTTGGATCGACTTGAGCCTGTGGATCGATGGACCCGCAGCGACTCAATTGCAGTCGGTCTTTTGCAGCGACTGGAATTTCGAAACCGAGGAGGACTTGCCGCCCAGCAAATTGGAGGAAGACGATGCCTGTGAACCGGAAGAGGGTTCGCGACTGACGATCATGCCGATCGGCCCCGACGGACCTGACGAAATCCTGGAAGACTTCTGGCTGTTCGCGATCCACCAAGCCCAGAAGCGGATTTGGATTTGCACGCCATACTTTATTCCGCCGCCGCAGACGATGCGGTCGCTGGAACTGGCGTGTCGACGTGGAATCGACGTTCGAGTCGTTGTGCCACAAGTCAGCGACCTGCGTCCGGTCGACTATGCCCGTTTTGATTACTTCAAGGACTTACTCGACGTCGGTTGCAAGGTGCACCGGTTTCCCGACCGAATGGTCCATGCCAAGATTGGAATCGTTGACGACCGGGTCGCGTTGGTTGGGTCCGCAAATTTCGACGTCCGCTCGTTCTTCCTGAATTATGAGCTGTCGGTGTTGATCCACGATCAGGAAACCATCGCAAAAATCAGCGACTGGTATGAAGATCTGGCCGATCAGTGTGAACCTGGATTGACCAATCGTTCAGGTTTCCGATCGGCGATGGCGACCACGGTTCGTCTGTTCGCTTCGGAACTGTGA
- a CDS encoding DUF1206 domain-containing protein, which produces MSVSQPTARRTASGQSWHGFETRSMPEVPSWIESLGRAGHLAKGIVYFIIGFLAFQLAIGAGGEISGSRDAIREIGQQPFGRVLLGVVSIGLLGYTAWRWVQAGKDTEGVGQDVKGVCKRIGYAVSGLGYLALGIFAGSLALGFGSGSGSSQNSASSPLLDSSWGRVALGIVGVITIGVAIYFVYKAYQAKFMTKYDLSAMSETTRKVALHAGRMGLSTRGIAVAIIGAFILVSAIRGTADGEIAGMSDALAAIAAQTYGKILIGITGFGLMCYAVHMMLMGWFRKFNVA; this is translated from the coding sequence ATGTCCGTCAGTCAGCCCACGGCTCGTCGCACCGCTTCCGGCCAATCGTGGCATGGATTTGAAACCCGCTCGATGCCCGAAGTTCCATCGTGGATCGAATCGCTTGGGCGTGCCGGACATCTCGCCAAAGGAATCGTGTATTTCATCATCGGATTCTTAGCGTTTCAGTTGGCGATCGGCGCAGGAGGCGAAATCTCCGGTTCTCGTGACGCGATTCGAGAGATCGGGCAACAACCGTTCGGCCGCGTCTTGCTTGGCGTGGTTTCGATCGGGTTGCTCGGTTACACCGCATGGCGATGGGTGCAGGCCGGAAAAGACACCGAGGGAGTCGGGCAAGATGTAAAAGGTGTCTGCAAGCGAATCGGCTATGCAGTCAGCGGACTAGGGTATCTGGCGCTGGGGATCTTCGCCGGATCGCTGGCCTTGGGCTTTGGTTCCGGATCGGGAAGTTCGCAAAACAGTGCGTCAAGCCCGTTATTGGATTCATCCTGGGGGCGAGTCGCCCTGGGGATCGTTGGTGTCATCACGATCGGCGTCGCGATCTACTTCGTTTACAAGGCCTATCAGGCCAAGTTCATGACGAAGTACGACTTGTCCGCAATGAGCGAAACGACTCGCAAGGTCGCGTTGCATGCCGGGCGGATGGGACTCAGCACTCGCGGGATCGCAGTTGCCATCATCGGAGCTTTCATTCTCGTTTCTGCAATTCGCGGCACCGCCGACGGAGAAATCGCTGGAATGAGCGATGCGTTGGCTGCTATCGCTGCACAGACGTACGGAAAGATTTTGATCGGCATCACCGGCTTCGGGCTGATGTGCTATGCCGTTCATATGATGCTGATGGGCTGGTTCCGCAAGTTCAACGTGGCGTGA